In Zingiber officinale cultivar Zhangliang chromosome 1A, Zo_v1.1, whole genome shotgun sequence, the DNA window gaATTTGCAAaagtaaaacaattttaaaatagtttgctaaagtattttcaaagaaaaagtaatttcaaaagtaactttgtaaaaatatttttaaataataagtatgaaaataattaatccgtcccctaaacctgacattaagattttcaaaatattttttgttttttgttttttttaaaaattgaggtaggattttcaaaagaaattttaatgagaaatttgataaggagaaaaaatttaaggaatttaaaaaaaaaaaacttaaggaaataattttttatgtaagAAAAACTTTAATCtctccctgaatttgatactccccctaaatttgatatttcctcttaatttattatttttccttaatttATCTTTCTCCCTTAAATTAACCCTAAGATTtgggtatattaaattttaaagtcTTAACACATTTTTCTAAGTGTTTTAGGGGATTTATTAATACTTAAGTTTATAAAGTTTGTATTTACATAAGAATTTCTATATATTTACttatataaatttgattaaaataaaattatttaaattaatccgTAATAAGTTAAGATTTGTTACTAAGTCAATAATAAGTAACTCTATTCAATATaattaaataacttaaattttatattaaatgaTTGAGTTACATGAAAGCCTAAGttataatataattatttatttattttttttcatcctTTAAGATGTAACTTAAGTAGAATTTTTAAGGTTAGTATTAATTCGAAGTTTAAAGTTATTAAACTAggttaaataattttaaggttcaGGTAGATCGATCGATTCTTATATTTCTTTAATGGAGGCTGAGGCGCCACATTGAGCTGTTAGTTTGTTGGGAAGTCCGGTCGCTCGGGAAAACGCACAAAGCAGAAGTATCCTTCTAGTGTTTATTGGaagttgttattttattaaagaaaactaagcccactcgggcttggaaaagaaaagtccccAGCTCGAAAgacttgggataataaaagtagtGGAAGAGCCGAGGAGTAAGGGGAATGCtgttagggctgtaaacaagccgagccgagccgagctttggggtgttcaagcttgtttgataagataaccgagccgagccgagcttaaaatgaaccaagcttttgaaatgagtgttcaagcttggcttggtttattttttatgagcttgagcttgtttgaagcttggcttgagcttggttcgtttagatgttatcaagctctcaattcaagcttggttagagcttggcttgagcttggtttgagcttgattcgtttagatgttatcaagctctcaattcaagcttggcttgagcttggtttgagcttggttcgtttagatgttatcaagctctcaattcaagcttgtttgattgtttaaaattttaattgtttgattggttattaagattgataatttaaatttatttatttattttattttattttattatttatttagcatattgaaaagaattttattaataaatattgttcgtgaacattgttcacgaacgttgttcacgaacattgttcacgaacgttgttcacgaacgttaacgagctgaacacatatgtgttcaagcttgtttgtttaattaatctaatgcatattgaacgaacataaacaagctcttaccaagccgaacaccaagcttgttcacgaacacttggttcatttacagccctaaatGCTGTGCAGGTGAAAAAGAACCACTACCCTACACAGTAGCCGAAAGAAATTCGACATTAGCTGATGATGGGAGACTCGGAAATACTTACAtatggaggagaagaaggggtgGATGGGAAATTGCAGACCGGCTATAAAATGATCTCGAAAGAAGGTGATACAGTCGGGCGGTGGAGAATTCGACCGAttggaaggagaaagaaggatgaCTTTATATTTAGGAGGAAGCTCAAAAGCGGCTTTTAGACTCTCAGCGTCGCCAGCGTGGAATTGGGACTCAGTAGAGGTGTACCAAGGCCTCGGGATGCCAGCGGGAGGCTGTGATGAACTCGCCATTGCAAAATAAGAAAGAAGGGGAAGGAATGGAGTGGCGGAATGGTCGCCGGAACACTAAAACGATGTAAAACTCGAGAACAGGGGAGGACAGACGTCGGAAGACGAAAAAACTCAAAGGTCAGTGCGATAGGGAAGGAGCTTACGAGCAAAAGGTTGACAGAGAAAGGCTGTCGGAGGAGAGGTCACCGGAGAAGTAGTAGGAAAAAATCGCCGGAGCACGAAGGAGGCAGCACCAAAGCACGAAGACGAATGCGGAAGAAAGAATCAGCGACGAGCACGGGATTATAAACCCAGGGGTCGGTCGACCGGAGCTGTCCGATCTAGGTCGCGGAAACCTAGGCTAAGATCTCACCGTTGAATTTGAACCGTCAAACGTCACATCACAACGGATATTCGCCTGTCACGTCAGGCGTGTGGCGGTAGTGGGCAGAACACGTGGTGCATCACCACAGGTCGACATTTAATGACAACATGGGAGCGGTTACCTCGCTCGGCTTGACAGCAAGTCTTGACAGTGGCAGAGTGAAACTTCGGTCGAGCGGACAAAGTATCGAGGTTCTGGCCGACCAGACGTGGCACCAGATCGGCGAATAGCAGGTCGAGCGACCAACTCGCTCGGCTTAGCAGTACAGTACATCGATATCcatcaacatccttttgggaattGGTACCGCCGACACCGGGCATGGGCTGCCAGAAGATTGTACACGGAAGGTTCCACTGTTACTTTAGatatatgctcggcccgttaagatACTGTGTCAGGGGCACTTTACCGACAAGTCTTTTAAGGGGTTGCTTTGAGAAGCGTGTCCACTTTAGGAAGTGTGCACATGCACTACTGGAGCTttatataaagggaggtccaagcatcggcggaggtaggCGATATTCACTATTTGTGCTACAATTTTCTTGTTGCTCTGCTTCATTCCTCATtaccggtgattgacttgagcgtcggagggccaatgccGGGGATCCCTTTATTGGCTCGGAACTGACATAGTTTGTGTTGAGATTCGAGAGGAGCCCATAGAAAATCAACATGAACGTCACATTCTCAACTTTctgtctcttcgactttcggacagaatCATAAGCCAATTGGAATAATTTCACAATTTCATAGAGGCGAATTGAGATAAACAGTTAGCGTAGCAAATAATTGAggggaataaaagagagatattcATGGATATTGATATTCTTAAAACagagcttcttcttccttcggcaTTCATTCatggaagaaagaaaataaaacagaGACTTCCTCTTCTATTGTGGCGCGGGCAACCAGTTACGTGCTCGTCGACCACACCACAGGGCCGTACACCACCGCCTGCCCGTTGATTTGGAGAATGAGCACGTAATCTCCCTCCCCGGCCGTCCTCTTGCTGCTCCACACCGCCTTGAGGTCGTGGTCGCCGACGAGGGCGAGCTGCCCCCTGTGGTCGAGCCTTGCGAAGCAATGGACACCTCTCCCTGCCGTCGCGCTCTGCCAGACCGCGCCAGTCCCTGCCTTGTTCAGTACCAGATTGCAGTCCGCCTCCACCCTGAACGTGTAGTCCCTGCTGGCTAGCTCCGCCCCCGCGCTTATGCTCTGGCCGGAGAACATCAAGTTCCTCACCGCGGCCGCTCCCTCCGACGAGGCCACCTCCGCGTCCGAGGTGCGGACGTTCAAATCCGGAGTCGCCCACAGAGCCGGGCCATAGACGGCCACCTCCCCGTCAGGCCGGAGCACGGCCGCATACTTTCCCTTCTTAGAGCCAGGGGAGCTCCACACCGTAGCTCCGGCGCTGGTGATGGTCAGCGCGCCGTGGTTGCTGAGCGAGAGGGTGCAGTTCGCGCCTGCGCCGTGGGTGTCCGACTGGAAGCCGCGGCCGAAGTTGTAGAGGACAAGGTTGCAGTCATCTTGCATGACGAAGGCGTTGCGGCCGTAGGAGAGCTGGCCGTCGGTGGGCAGCACATCGCCGGTGAGGAGGATGTTGCCCTCGTTGGCCGAGGAAAGGGCAGCGAGATGAAACAGAGCGGCGGACGCAACGACGAGAAAACCCGGGGCTTGCATTTTCGCAAACAGAAGGAAGGCACAGCCTACTCACTGCCTACCTCTTCAATGGCGCGACAGGTGTTAACTATTTATCGCACAGGCAGCAACTGgataattttgaagaaaaatgttctttttttaaaaaacaataatAATCTCTAAAATTCTAAAATCATCGAAATATTTTTGTCTATCTCGCTGCTTAATTCTCACAGTAGACGTCAACGTTGGTGGCTAAGGTCCACCTAAGGAGGCATGGAAGAAATCTATTGATGGCGATGAGGACAAAGGCGACAGCTAATGAGGTCTGAGTGGGAAAACTGGGAGCAGAAAAAGGCACTAAAACTGCATGCGCTATTTTTGAACCGTGTTTCACGGGTTCATGTCGGTGGCTTTGATACGAGACCACCGGCCCATAAAAAATAGTAGATCAAaagtaatttatttttaattatgatttaatcataattataatctaattatatttagttataatttttttttaagttcatCGTCCCCATTAAATTATAGCGTGAGTCAGAACAAATGATCGAAAATCATCTGGAGACAATCGTAAATGCCTAGTGGGGACGATGAATCAAAAAAAGATCACACTAAACCATAATTACAATTCG includes these proteins:
- the LOC121999801 gene encoding mannose-specific lectin 3-like produces the protein MQAPGFLVVASAALFHLAALSSANEGNILLTGDVLPTDGQLSYGRNAFVMQDDCNLVLYNFGRGFQSDTHGAGANCTLSLSNHGALTITSAGATVWSSPGSKKGKYAAVLRPDGEVAVYGPALWATPDLNVRTSDAEVASSEGAAAVRNLMFSGQSISAGAELASRDYTFRVEADCNLVLNKAGTGAVWQSATAGRGVHCFARLDHRGQLALVGDHDLKAVWSSKRTAGEGDYVLILQINGQAVVYGPVVWSTST